From a region of the Cucumis sativus cultivar 9930 chromosome 6, Cucumber_9930_V3, whole genome shotgun sequence genome:
- the LOC101222799 gene encoding uncharacterized protein LOC101222799, which translates to MSPFESQISPESAIEGDPEAQTLHFQSEFSSEHDRDESVFPTYWNNTKKNQILLEGFVEASDEDNLTRTKSLTDDDLEDLKGCVDLGFAFCYDEIPELCNTLPALELCYSMNQKFMDEHQKVPENPLPESMDSVSGPIPNWKISSPGDHPEDVKARLKYWAQAVACTVRLCN; encoded by the exons atgagtcCCTTCGAATCTCAGATTTCTCCTGAATCCGCCATTGAAGGGGACCCAGAAGCTCAAACCCTCCATTTCCAATCTGAATTCAGCTCTGAACACGATCGCGACGAGTCAGTTTTTCCTACCTACTGGAACAACACCAAGAAGAACCAGATCTTGCTCGAGGGTTTTGTCGAGGCTTCGGATGAGGATAATTTGACTAGAACAAAAAGCTTAACAGATGACGATCTTGAGGATCTCAAAGGATGTGTGGATCTAGGGTTTGCGTTTTGCTATGACGAGATTCCTGAGCTTTGTAACACCTTGCCGGCCCTCGAACTCTGTTATTCCATGAACCAGAAGTTTATGGATGAACACCAAAAGGTTCCGGAAAATCCTTTACCCGAGTCGATGGATTCTGTTTCCGGTCCCATTCCGAATTGGAAGATCTCTAGTCCTG GTGATCATCCAGAAGATGTTAAGGCCAGGCTCAAATACTGGGCGCAAGCAGTGGCTTGTACTGTCAGATTATGCAACTGA